The Desulfomonilia bacterium sequence TCGGAGTGCGGGGCGGAGGCTGCGCCGGGCCGCAGGGATGAGGACGGCCTTTGGGTTGCCGAAAGGGTACCGCCCGGAAAGACATATTCCGAGGACTATCAGGAGAGGCTGCTTGAACACTACGTAACTTATGCGATGAAAACGGGATTTGTTTCAGGCATATCGCCCTGGGTGTTCGCCGACTTCTTCTGCCCGGAGTTTCCCGGCAATCCCGTGCCGTACTACAACTCGAAAGGTGTGGTGTCCAAAGACCGGGCACCGAAAAAATCCTATCATATGCTGAAGAGACTTTATCATGAAGACGTTTGACTTCACGCGGTTCGAAGAAGAGATCTATCCCGAATGGGAAGCCCGGTTCAGGATTGGCGGCGGAACCGGGGAATTCAGCTATGTTCCGAAAGGCAAACCCTGTCCTTACGGTACGCTGGATATAATCTTCTGCCGTGCGATAATGAACAGGCTCATGCTCACGGAAAAGGAAAAGGACGAATGGGCCTCATATATAAATACATTTCAGCGGAAAGAGTCCGGCTGGTACAAAAAGACCTACACTATCAATCACTTCAAAGAGCACACAACGGCATACGCGGTTTCCGGACTTCACCTGATCGACAGAAAACCCGCATGCAATTTTATCTGGCAGGAGCGCCTTCTTTCATCTGAAAAAGAGATGGAGCGCTGGATAAATAAAATTCCCTGGTCATTAAGCTGGCCAGCCTCGCACATTGTTTCAGGGGTTCCGGCTATCATGGCTATGCTTGGTACCGGGACGGATGAGTTCTTTAACTGGTACTTCGCATGGCTCGATAAAGAAGCGAATCCGGTAACCGGCTACTGGTCGAGGGGGCTTGGGCACAGGCTGGGCCTCATAAAGAAGGTATCCAAACACGAAATGGGAGGGGCGTTTCACATGTATTACGTCTATGAATTCAGGAACAGGAAATGGCCCTACCCCGAAAAGATTGTCGATATAACGCTCAGTCTTCAGCATGAAAACGGCCTTTGGGATAAAGACATTACCTACTGCATAGACCTTGACGGCGTATATTCTATTCTCCGTTCCAGCAGAAATGCTGGCGGCTACCGGGCGGACGACGTGAAAGCGGCCTGTGTTCGCTATCTTGAGAGGGCGGAGAAGATATTGAACGACAGGGAGTTTATAATTTCCCGCTATACGAACACACATATGCTCCCGGGCGCTCTGTGCGCGGTTGCGGAATGCGCAAAATTCTATACCGAGCTTGTCAGAACATCCCGCCCATGGTTCGAGACACTGGATAAGGCATGCTTTATCTGAAAAGGAAAAAGGATATTGCCATGAAAAAATTCATACATGAAGAGTTTCTGCTTGAGACGAAAGAGGCATCGATACTTTACCATGACTATGCCGAGGACATGCCCATAATAGATTTTCACAACCATCTGCCGCCTCGTGAGATTGCCGATGACGCCGTGTTCGAAAATATAACGAAGGTCTGGCTGGGCGGCGATCATTACAAGTGGCGGGCGATGCGTACCCTGGGTATTGACGAGAGGTTAATTACAGGAGATTCACCTGATTGGAATAAATTTGCCGCGTGGGCCGGGGCCGTGCCGTATTGCCTGAGGAACCCCCTCTATCACTGGACTCACCTGGAGCTTGCCCGCTATTTTGATATATATGACAATCTTGATCCTGATACCGCCCCTGCTATTTACAGCCGCTGCAACGAGATGCTGAAGACCCCGGAAATGAGCGCGGTCAGTCTCCTCAAACGCATGAATGTGGAATCGCTCTGCACCACGGATGACCCTGTGGATTCACTCGAACACCATATTGCATATAAAAAAAGCGGCCTGGCGCCTGCGCTCCATCCTGCATGGCGGCCTGACAGGGCAATGAAGATAGAAAATGCCGAGGCGTTCAATGACTGGGTTGACAGGCTTGAGGCTGCTTCCGGCACAGGCATTTCCGACTTCAGCGATTTTATCGATGCAATCGATAAAAGGCATGCCTTTTTCCATGAGCAGGGATGCAGGCTTGCCGACCACGGGGTGGAAACCTTTTATCCGTCCCAGATACATGAAAACGAAATAGCCAGGATATTCGACGATGTCAGGAGCGGCATACTG is a genomic window containing:
- the uxaC gene encoding glucuronate isomerase translates to MKKFIHEEFLLETKEASILYHDYAEDMPIIDFHNHLPPREIADDAVFENITKVWLGGDHYKWRAMRTLGIDERLITGDSPDWNKFAAWAGAVPYCLRNPLYHWTHLELARYFDIYDNLDPDTAPAIYSRCNEMLKTPEMSAVSLLKRMNVESLCTTDDPVDSLEHHIAYKKSGLAPALHPAWRPDRAMKIENAEAFNDWVDRLEAASGTGISDFSDFIDAIDKRHAFFHEQGCRLADHGVETFYPSQIHENEIARIFDDVRSGILMSPEEVMKFKGYMLYRLSLMNHERGWVQQYHFGVLRNLNTRMFEGLGPDTGYDGMGDFPHAENLAALLDRLDSEDGLARTVFFPINPADNAITATIIGSFQEGPARGKLQLGSAWWFLDQKNGMEEQMNTLSMMGVLSTFIGMTTDSRSFLSFPRHEYFRRILCNLMGNDMARGLTPSDYELAGGIIRDICYGNAKKYFGFE